The segment AGTTAGTCATGAAAAACGTCAAAACCAGTGTGATCTGGTTAGTGGTGGCGTTAATCGGCGCGGGCGCTTTCGCCATGCTGGCCCTCAGCCGCGGCGAACACGTCAACGCAGTCTGGCTGGTGATAGCCGCTGTCGCCTGCTACAGCATCGCTTATCGCTTTTACAGCCTGTTTATCGCCCGCAATATCTTTGAACTTGACGATCGCCGGATGACACCCGCCGAGCGGCTGAGCGATGGGCTCGATTATGTGCCGACCAATAAGTGGGTCCTGTTTGGCCACCACTTTGCGGCGATAGCCGGTGCCGGGCCACTGGTTGGTCCGATCCTGGCGGCGCAGATGGGCTTCCTGCCGGGTACCATCTGGATACTGGTCGGGGTAATGCTGGCGGGGGCGGTACAGGATTTCCTGATCCTGTTTATCTCCACCCGTCGCGATGGCCGCTCACTGGGCGAAATGGCCAGACAGGAGCTGGGCCGGTTCGCCGGGGTGGTGACCATGCTCGGTGCGCTGGGCGTGATGATTATTATCCTGTCGGCGCTGGCGCTGGTTGTGGTAAAAGCGCTGGCGAACAGCCCGTGGGGGCTGTTTACCATTGCAGCCACCATTCCTATCGCGCTGTTTATGGGTATCTACATGCGCTTTATCCGCCCGGGTAAGATCGCAGAAGTGTCGCTGATCGGCTTTGTGCTGATGATGGCAGCGATTATCTATGGCGGGGACGTTGCGCAGCATCCTTACTGGGGCCCCTTCTTTACCCTGAAAGGCACCTCGCTGACCTGGGTGCTGGTGATCTACGGCTTTATCGCCTCCGTGCTGCCGGTCTGGCTGCTGCTGGCCCCGCGCGACTACCTGTCAACCTTCCTGAAAATCGGTGTCATCGCCGGACTGGCGGTGGGGATTGTCTTCGCCCTGCCCGAGCTGAAAATGCCGGCCGTTACCCGCTTTATCGACGGCACGGGCCCGGTCTTCGCTGGCGCGATGTTCCCGTTCCTGTTTATCACCATCGCCTGCGGCGCGATTTCCGGCTTCCATGCGCTGGTCTCCAGCGGCACCACGCCAAAACTGGTCGAGCGCGAGAGCCACATCCGCTTTATTGGCTACGGCGCCATGCTGATGGAGTCCTTTGTCGCGATCATGGCGCTGATTTGCGCCTCGGTGCTGGATCCGGGCATTTACTTCGCCATGAACTCCCCGGCCGCGCTGATTGGTACGACCGTGGAGAGCGCCTCTCAGGTGATCAACGGCTGGGGCTTTGTTGTCACACCTGAAATGCTGAGCGGCATTGCCCGCGACGTGGGGGAAGGCTCGATTCTGTCGCGTGCGGGTGGTGCCCCGACCTTTGCAGTGGGCATGGCGCATATCATTACCGACATCTTCAACAGCCGGGCGATGATGGCCTTCTGGTATCACTTCGCCATCCTGTTTGAAGCGCTGTTTATCCTGACAGCGGTGGATGCCGGCACCCGCGCCTGTCGTTTTATGGTGCAGGATCTGGTGGGAACGGTCGTGCCTTCGCTGGCCAATAACCGCTCCTGGCTGGGCAATATGGCAGGCACCACCGTCGCCGTCGCAGGCTGGGGGTTCTTTGTCTATCAGGGCGTCGTCGATCCGCTGGGCGGCATCAATACCCTGTGGCCGCTGTTTGGTATCGGCAATCAGATGCTGGCCTCAATGGCCCTGATTCTGGGCACCGTGGTGCTGTTCAAAATGAAGAAGCAGCGTTACGCCTGGGTCACTATCCTGCCTACGATCTGGCTGTTTATCACCTCCATGACCGCTGGCTGGCAGAAAATCTTCCATGAGAAACCCGCTATCGGTTTCCTGGCGCAGGCCGCTAAGTTCCGCAAAGGGCTGGAGGACGGCGTGGTCATCGCGCCCGCAAAAAGCGTGGCAGATATGCAGACCATCGTGTTCAGCAATCAGATCAACGCTGCACTGTGCGCCTTCTTTATGCTGGTTGCGGTTACGATGCTGATTTCGGCATTCTTCGTTATTCGTCGCGCGCTGCGCAGCGACAAGCCGACTGTTCAGGAATCTTCTGTGACGCTGCGCAACAAGGAGGTGCGTCATGTCTGATGCGATTCATCAGGTCCGTCGGCCAGGCGCGAACTGGCAGATTATCCGCTGCCATCCTGCCGCCACGCCGTCACCTCAGGCTTTCCGCTGGCGGAGTCTGTGGCGCGGCCTGCAACAGTGCTTTCGCTTAATGGTCGGCGTGCAGGATTATCAAAAATATCTGCAGCATATGCGCCTGCAGCATCCCGAGCAGTCGCCGATGAGCGAGCGTGAGTTTCACCGTTATTGTCTGGACGCACGCTTTCCCAGCCAGGCTGGCAAAGTGGGAAAATGCCCCTGCTGAACACGCTTAACAGCCCCGCATCGGCGGGGCTTTTTTGTGCCATCCTTATCTGGACAGGAAAATATATTTCGTTTGCATCTTGTGCTGGCGTCAGATGATGAATACTGTTGCTAAATAATGAGATAACGTATGCAGAGCACTTCCCGGAGGAAGTTTCCATGACCGATGAACAAGGGCAGACGTTGTTGTACACCCTGTTTGGTACAACCAGCCCTCATTGGCGTCTGACCGCGGACAGCGATGCGTTGCATTTTGCCGAAGATGAGTCATCACAAACCAATATCGCCCTGCCGCTGACACCCGGCCAGGCGGCAATGATCCGTGCCATGCCGGTCATTACCTCAAGTATTAATCTGACCATGACGCTGCAGGGCATTGATGTGCCTATGCATTTTGTCGGCCGTAAAGTTAATCAGTCATCCTGGGCGGGCACCGCCTCCGCCTGGGGCGACACCTCTGCGGTCGCCCGCGACTTAACCCTCGGGCTTTCGTTTGCTGAACAGGTGGTTTCCGAAGCCAACTCGGTGATTGTGATCCTGGATCAGCGCGGTAATATTCAGCGTTTTAACCGCCTGAGTGAAGAATATACCGGCCTGAATGAGCACGAAGTGATTGGCCGAAACGTCTTTCAGCTCTTTATGACGAAACAGGAAGCCTCACAGTCGCGGCGCAATATCGCAGGCTTCTTTCGCGACGGTAACTCCTATGAAGTTGAACGCTGGGTCAAAACCAAAAAAGGGCAGCGACTGTTTCTGTTTCGTAATAAGTTCGTTCACAGCGGCAGCGGCAAAAATGAAATTTTCCTCATCTGTTCAGGTACTGACATCACCGAGGAGCGCCGCGCCCAGGAGCGGTTGCGGGTGCTGGCCAATACCGATACGGTGACCGGCCTGCCCAACCGAAACGCGATTCATCAGCAGATTAGTCTGGCGCTGGAGCGGTCAGAAGGCGATGAGACCGGCGTGGTCTATCTCGATCTCGACAATTTTAAAAAAGTGAATGACGCCTACGGTCATATGTTCGGCGATCAGTTACTGCAGGCCGTTTCTCTGGCTATTCTGAGCTGTCTGGGCAAAGACCAGACGCTGGGACGGCTGGGTGGTGATGAGTTCGTCGTGCTAGCAGAGCACACCAGCCAGGCGGCGCTGGAGGCGATGTCCTCCCGCATTCTTGAACGGTTGCGCCAGCCCTTCCGCATCGGGCTGATCGAAGTCTACAGCGGCTGCTCCATCGGCATCGCCTACGCCCCTCTGCATGGCGAAGATCGCGAAAGCCTGATCCGTAATGCGGATACCGCCATGTATCACGCCAAAGAGAATGGGCGCGGCAAGTTCTGCGTCTTTGCGGCGGAGATGAATCAGCGGGTTTTTGAATATCTGTGGCTGGACACCAACCTGCGCAAGGCGCTGGAACTGGATCATCTGCTGGTCCATTATCAGCCTAAAGTGGACAGCGATGGTCAGGTCCGCAGCGCCGAAGCACTGGTTCGCTGGAACTCACCTGAGCGCGGCATGGTGTCGCCGGCTGATTTTATTCCCTATGCCGAAGAGTCCGGGCTGATTGTGCCGCTGGGACGCTGGGTCATGCTCAACGTGCTGAAGCAGATTATCCTGTGGCAGCAGCAGGGAATTTTTCTGCGTGTCGCCGTCAACGTCTCGGCCCGCCAGCTCATCGATCAGAGCATCTATACGGATCTGAAGCAGGCGCTGCAGGAGGCCAGTATCACCGACTGCCCTATCGATATCGAGCTGACAGAGAGCTGCCTGATTGAGAATGAGACCGAGGCGCTGAAACTGATGAAGCAGTTTCAGGAGCTGGGCGCTCAGGTGCATCTGGATGACTTCGGCACCGGCTACTCCTCGCTGTCTCAGCTGGCGCGTGTGCCCATCAACGCCATCAAACTCGATCAGAGCTTTATTCGCGATATCAATAAGCAGCCGGTTTCGCAATCGCTGGTGCGTGCCATCGTCGCCGTCGCCAAGGCGCTCGATTTGCAGGTCATTGCGGAAGGCATTGAGACGCCGGATGAAGAAGCGTTTGTCCTTAAAAGTGGGGTGGATGGGCGTCAGGGCTACTACTACGCAAAACCAATGCCCGCGGAACAACTTGGGCATTGGCTGGCTAAGCATCCTGCCCGCGTTTAACGCTGCTCCGTATTAACCCGCTTTACGCAGTGATGCGCTGTGGCGGTTCTGCAACTGGACCAGACGCTCCATATAGGCAATGTCTTTGGGTTCGAGGGTAAATGCATAATCGACCCAGTCTTCCGTGATATCCATCAGCTCGGCGCGTGAGAGTTGCAGCACGCGCTGACGCGCTTTCAGCATCGCCCTGACGCCATTGAGCTTCGGCCGTAAGGTATCGATAAAGGTGCGCGTGGCGCGGTAGCTGTCACCCGGCTGGAAGACTTTGTCTACCAGACCGCGCGTCTCGTACCACTCGGCGCTGTGCGACTCCCCTTCACAGATCAACTCCTCTGCCAGCTTCATGCCGGAACGGCGCGCCACCAGCGAGTAACCGCCCATGCCCGGGAAGAGGTTGAACGCGATTTCCGGGAAGCCCATGCGCGCGTTGTTTTGCGCCAGAATGAAGTGGTGCGCCAGTGCCGCCTCGAAGCCGCCGCCTAACGCACTGCCTTCAATCATGGCCAGCGTCACGGCGCCGGTATCAAAGCCACGGGCTGCCGAATGAATGCAGTCCACACAGGCGCGAGCATAAGCCCGCAGTGCCTCACGCCGGTTGTTGCGAATGCACTCAACGAAGAAGCGCAGATCGCCGCCCGCATTGAACATCTGTGGCACCAGCGATCCGGTGACCCAGAAGTCGATCGGCAGCCCGGAACGCTGCGCGGCGTAGCTCAGGTTCATGATCTCCTCAATCAGTTCATGGTTGAAGCTCGGGCGAGGCTGCGCACGCAGCATCATCCACAGGGTACGCCGCCCCTCTTCGTAATAGGCAACTAACTGCGTGGTGTTGCCAGCTTCGGTAAATAATCTGCAGGTTGCTTGGTTAATCACTGTCATTGTCTCATCCTCTGTTTATATTTGATGCGTTAAATACGCGACATCAGCGTAATGCAGAGTGAGGCCAGACCAAATGAGAGATTGATTTACAACACAAAATCCAGAGTGATCCCTGATTCGCGTTTTCTGGATTGATTAGACCGGTTACTGAATGGGTCTGAACCGCCAGCGGCCAATATGCAGACGCTTAACACCTTTTAAAAATGGCTGATGAAGATCAGAGTGGCGTAAACGCGCATCTGTCGCGGTTTCTTTTGCGCAGACCAGGAGAGAGGAGATACCGGCCTTCACAGCGGCTCCAGATTCCTTAATACAACCCCGGACTCACCGGGCAACTTTACCCGGAGAAACAGGAGCAGCACGAATGCGCCACGCCATCACCCGCCGGGGATAACCGTGGTTGTAAATGGCACGAAAATCAGCAACATCCGTTCAATAATTAACCACCAGCTGGCTTCTCAGCGGTACTGCGTGGGCGCGCCTGCTGCCGCAGTCATCTTCCTGACGCCGCAACCGGATGAAACAGACGGAGAAAGGGTTCAACAGCGGGAGCGCTGCCTCAGGCAGACGGCGGGGTTATCAGAGAAAGGGGCCGGATAAAAAAACGGGACGCCGTGGCGTCCCGCTGACTACTTCTGCCCATACCAGGCATTTTCACCATGTTTTCGCAGGTAGTGCAGGTCGAGCAGCGTTTGCTGAATCGGCGGCAGGTTCGCGGTCAGCTGCTGGCTGAACAGCCCCATATAGGCCACCTCCTCCAGGACCACGGCACTTTGCACCGCAGCATGAGCATCTTTACCCCAGGCAAAGGGGCCGTGGGAATTGACCAGCACGGCCGGGATCGCCGACGGAGAGAGTCCGCGCTGCGCGAAGGTTTCGATAATAACTTCACCGGTGTTCCACTCATACTCCTGCTGAATCTCCTCGCTGCGCATTGCCCGGGTGCAGGGGATCTCACCATAAAAGTCATCGGCGTGCGTGGTGCCCCAGGCCGGAATCGGTCGTCCTGCCTGCGCCCAGATGGTCGCGTGCCGCGAATGGGTATGCACAATGCCGCCCACCTCCGGCCAGGCCAGATAGAGGGCGCGGTGGGTCGCGGTGTCCGAAGAGGGGCGTTTCTCCCCTTCCACAACGTCACCCGTCGCCAGATCGACCACCACCATGTCATCACGCTTCATTACGTCATAGCGCACGCCGGAAGGTTTGATCACCAGCAGCCCCTGTTCGCGATCAATGGCGCTGACGTTGCCCCAGGTGAAAGTCACCAGGTTATATTTGGGTAGGTCCAGATTCGCTTCCAGAACCTGTTGTTTGAGGTGCTCCAGCATGCCTTTTCTCCTGCTGACTGTCGTTACTGAATTTTGCGGAGTCAGCGCTGAAAAGGTTATGGAGCAAATAGCTATAAAAGCAGAAGGATTGGCTGTGAATGCAAAAATGCGCTGTGCTTTCAGACTTTTCTATCTTCGGAATTCCCGCAGAATGCTTAGAATCCTCTCAGACAATATGTGGACCTGACAGGCCACGATTGTGACTCACCCGCTACAAACGGTTTGTCCATGGTAACGCCATTTCGATGCCATCACGGATGCGGCAATGATGGCTTACAAGCGGGCTGAAGAAATATCGGAGCTATACTATGAGTGTTGCCTCTGTGAGCACATCAAAGGAGAAGTGTATGACAACAACAATGAAACGAATCACTGCCGTTGTACTGGCGACCACGTTAGCGGTTGCGCTGAGCGGCTGTTCTAACTGGTCCAAACGTGACCGTAATACCGCGATTGGCGCGGGCGCGGGCGCGATTGGGGGTTCAGTCCTGACCAATGGTAGCGCACTGGGCACCGTCGGTGGCGCCGCTGTGGGTGGTATTATCGGTCATCAGGTCCACTAAGGACCTTATTAAAACAATAATCGGCTACGCTAGCATCTGCATCACAATCGGGCTACTTCGGTAGCCCGATTTCTTATTCAGCCGCCCGCCAGCTTCACCTTCATCCCTTTGGCTTCCAGCAGGCTCTTTAGCAGGTCGCGTTTATCGCCCTGAATTTCGATTACGCCCTCTTTCACCGAGCCGCCACAGCCGCACTTTTTCTTGAGTTCGGCTGCCAGCAACGCCAGTGCAGCATCATCAAGATCGATGCCGGTAATCAGGCAAACCCCTTTGCCCTTGCGGCCGCTGGTCTGACGCTGAATACGGACAATACCGTCCCCTTTTGGCCGCGCCGCTTGAGGCTCGGGCTGGGTGATGCGACCGCTGCCGGTGGAGTAAACCAGTGGATTATCATTCGCCATCAGGGTGTCTCCAGGCTGTTAAGGATGGCCTGCAGGGCAGCGGCCGGATCGGCGGACTGGGTAATCGGACGCCCGATCACCATATAATCCACGCCCGCCTGCTTCGCCTGCTGTGGTGTCATGATGCGGCGCTGATCGCCGGCATCGCTGCCCGCAGGACGAATTCCCGGCGTCACCAGGGCAAATTCCTGACCCAGTTCCTGTTTAAAGCGCACCGCCTCATGGGCCGAACAGACCACGCCATCCAGTCCGCATGATTGCGTCAGCTTCGCCAGTCGCTCCGCCTGTTCGGCCGGCGACAGCGTGATGCCAAGTCCTTTGAGATCCTCTGCATCCATACTGGTCAGCACGGTGACGGCAATCAGCAGCGGTGCATCCTTGCCAAAAGGTTGCAGCGCCTCACGCGCCGCACTCATCATGCGCGCGCCGCCGCTGGCGTGGACGTTGACCATCCAGACGCCAAGATCGGCCGCTGCCGCGACAGCCTTTGCCGTGGTGTTGGGAATATCGTGAAATTTCAGGTCGAGGAAGAGTTCAAAGCCGCGCTGCTGCAGAGTCCTGACCAGCGACGGGCCGAACAGCGTAAACATCTCTTTGCCCACTTTAAGGCGGCAACTGCGGGGATCGATCTGGTCGACGAAACGCAATGCGCTGTCGAGATCGTGATAATCCAGCGCTACCAGAATCGGCGAAGCGGTCACGTTGTGGGGTGAAGGCATGGCATTTCCTCTGTAACAGGCACCCGCAGGCGCAATAGACAAACGGCAAGCATTCTACCTGCGGTGTCTGACCATCACAATCGCGATCGCCCCGCTGCCTGACGATTTATGCACGTTTGCCGAAGCTCGCATAAGCATTCATTCACTAGTATGTTGTAACTACAATGCGAATAGTAAACTGACCTGCAACGGCCGGATTACTGGCCGTCGAGACCCCGGATAGGTTTGACCGAAGACCAGGTTCGGCAGGATGGGCAGTGCCAGTAGAGCGCATGCGCGGTAAAGCCACACTTCTGGCAGCGATAGCGGGGTTTGGTGCGAATCTGTTCACCCACCATATCGCGCAGCACCATCAGGCTCTCTTTTGCCCGGCCATCTTCTGCATCATGCAGGTTTAAATCCATCAGGCGATGGAAGACTCGCATGGTGGGATGGCGCTCCAGCTGGCGGCTGATGTAGTTCTGTGCCGCTTCTGAGCCCTGCTGCTGCTCCACGATGTCAGAGAGATAAAGCTCGGCTGCGGCCCCGGTGTTCTCCTCCACGCAGCGCTGCAGAAAGTCGGCCCAGGCTTCAGGCTGATTCAGCCGCTGGAAGCAGGTTTCCAGCATCGCCAGCGTCTCACTGACCAGCTCTTTATCCTGATCCAGCACCCGCTGCAGATGCCCGACCGCTCTGGCGTAATCCTCTTTTTCCATCAGGATTCGGCCCATCATGATCGAGATGCGGGCGCTGTTGCGATCGGCAGACTCCCCTTTTTTCAGCAGGCTCATCGCCCGATCCAGATCGTCGCTGCTCATCGCCTGCAACGCCAGTTCGCAGTAGAAATGGGCGATTTCACCCTTCTGCTTCTCTTTGCCCAGTTTAACCAGCCGCTCGGCGACGTCGATCGCCTGCTGCCAGTCGCTGGTCGCCTGATGGATTAACAGCAGCTGCTGCAGCGCGCCCACCCGGAAGTCGGTTTCATCGGTGAGCTGCTTGAACATATCTTCCGCGCGGTCGTAGAGCCCGGCGGCCATATAGTCGCGCCCCAGCTGCTGCACGGCCAGCAGACGCTGTTCGTAGCTCAGCGACGCGCTCTCCATTAATGCCTGATGGATGCGAATAGCGCGGTCCACTTCCCCGCGCGAACGGAAGAGATTACCCAGCGTCAGGTGCGCCTCCACCGTGCCGCTGTCCTCTTTCAGCATATCGAGGAAGAGATCGACCGCTTTATCCTGCTGGTTCGAGAGCAGGAAGTTTACGCCGGCAACATATTCCCGTGACAGCTTATTGGCTTCCTGCTGCTTATCCTGATGCGCGCTGCGACGGCCCATATACCAGCCATAGGCAGCCGCAACCGGCAGTAACAGGAACAGCAATTCATGCATCGGGGGTTATTCCCGGCCAGCCGGTACCGCTGGCGGTGTCGCCAGTGCGGTGTTGCTCTGCTCGATTTGCGCCTGCATACGTCTGATTTTCCGGTTGGCATTGGCCAGCGAGACACGGGTGCGTAACCAGAAGAGGCCGCAGATAATCCAGCCCAGCACAAACCCTGCGCCAAACAGTGATGCCAGTAAGGTCGAAACGCTGAACTCACCCTGCGCCAGCAGATAGTTAAAAGTAATGACCTGATCGTTATGCGCGCCTAAGGTGACGGAAATAATGAAAATGACCAGTACCACTAAAAAAATCAGCAAATATTTCACAGTGCATCCTGTTGTGAGGTTGTCGAATAAATTATGCCAAAACTCCGGCAAAAATGCTGCTCCCAGCAGCATCGGGTGAGTCGCTTTTGCGCAAACCCGATCAATAATATGGGGTCTTCAGGGGGAAATACAATCAGGGCTCCCGCTGAGCCACCTCTTTTTGCTCTTCCGGCGGCAGCGTCAGCGGGCCACAGAACCGCTGTGCCAGCCAGGTCGCCAGCGTCACCAGGAGCCAGGAAAGCAGCGTCGCCACCGCCAGATCCCGCGGCCAGTGCATACCGAGCAGCAGACGGCTGGCCATCACGCCGGTGGCCCAGATGAAGATCACGACCACGGTCTTGTAGTGACGGCGCGGCCAGAGCAGTCCCAGCGCCAGCAGCGCCCAGCTGGCGGCAAACATGGTATGGCCGGAGGGAAAGGCAAAGCCGGTCTCGAACGCCCAGTGCCGCTTCAGCCAGCCGGGGATCTGCGTCTCGTCGGCGATCAGCGACGTCACCATCTCACCACGCTGTTTGCGCTTCAGTTCATAGAAGGTCTTCTCATCCAGACCGTGATGCTGCTCCAGCCAGATCACGTAAGGACGCGGCTCCTGGATCTGCTCTTTGATAAAGGACTTGGTGTACTGCCCCGCCAGAATGGTGGCGTTCATGATGATCAGCAGCAGAATCGCGGGCTTCAGACGAAAGCGCAGGCACCAGAGCATCCAGGCACTCAGCAGCACGCTGGTGAGGATCCCCCACGGGCTGGTGACGGTCTCGGTCATCCAGAACAGGCCTTTCAGCACGAGGTTGCTTTCGCCCGGCTGCCAGCGCCAGCCGGTCAGCCAGACGGAAACCGGCATGATCAGCAACAGCAGCATACCGAAGGTCGTACGACGCGAAATCTTAAACATCCTTTTCCCTTATACCGGTGTCAGAGAACAATAACTGCATAACTTTAGCTTAAAAAAGAATAACATACCTGTTGCCGATTGGATAATCGTGCTTTATCACTGCAATTGGTGTCAGAGAGTACCAGCCCGCTTACGGGTTGTGGCACAATATTGCACGTTTGTCGGGCCACACTGGCCTGTGCACTATCATGATGATAGTGCATCCTCTGAAGGTTCTGGAGAGTCACATGCAGCTTAAACGGGTGGCAGAAGCCAAACTGCCCACGCCATGGGGAGATTTCCTGATGGTAGGTTTTGAAGAATTGGCAACCGGACATGACCACGTTGCGCTGGTCTTTGGCGATATTAATGATAATGAGCCGGTCCTGGCGCGCGTTCACTCCGAATGCCTGACCGGCGATGCACTCTTCAGCCTGCGCTGCGACTGTGGTTTTCAGCTTGAAGCTGCCCTCAATGCCATCGCTGAAGAGGGTCGCGGCGTGCTGCTGTACCATCGTCAGGAAGGGCGCAACATCGGCCTGCTGAATAAGATCCGCGCCTATGCGCTGCAGGATAAAGGGTATGACACCGTCGAAGCCAACCACCAGCTCGGCTTTGCCGCCGATGAACGCGACTTCACCCTGTGTGCGGATATGTTCAAACTGCTGGGCATCAATGAAGTGCGCCTGCTGACCAATAACCCGCGGAAGGTGGAGATCCTGAGCGAAGCCGGGATTAATATCGTTGAGCGGGTGCCGCTGGTGGTGGGACGTAATCCCAAAAACGCGCACTACCTGGATACCAAGGCGAGCAAGATGGGGCATCTGCTGCCGAAGTCCTAAAAAAGAAAAGCCGGGTCGCCCCGGCTTTTTTATCAGTTCAGCATATTGCGGATCACATAGTGCAGGATGCCGTCATTGCGGTAGTAGGTCAGCTCATTACCGGTGTCGATGCGACAGCGGGTGTCCAGCTCCTCTTTGCTGCCGTCCGCGCGCGTCAGGGTAACCTTCACCCTGCAGCCCGGCGTCAGCGCCTGAAGGTTCTCTACGTCAATGCGCTCTTCCCCCGTCAGCCCCAGCGTTTTCCGGGTCACGCCCTGCGGGAATTCCAGCGGAAGGATCCCCATCCCGATCAGGTTAGATCGGTGGATACGTTCAAAAGATTCGGCAATTACCACCCTGACGCCCTGCAGACGGGGACCTTTGGCCGCCCAGTCACGACTTGAGCCTGAACCATACTCCAGCCCGGCAATGACCGCCAGCGGCACCCCTTCCGCCTGATACTTCATCGCCGCATCATAGATGGCCAGCTGCTCGCCGCTCGGATAGTGCCGGGTGTATCCGCCCTCAACGCCGGGCACCATCTCATTACGGATACGGATGTTGGCAAAGGTGCCGCGCATCATCACTTCATGGTTGCCGCGACGCGAACCATAGGAGTTAAAATCGGTGCGCTCCACCCCGTGGGCCAGCAGATAGCGTCCCGCCGGACTTTCCGCCTTAATGCTGCCCGCTGGCGAAATGTGGTCGGTGGTCACCGAGTCACCCAGCATGGCCAGCACCCGGGCGCCGCGAATATCCTGCACCGGCTCCGGCTCTTTCTGCATCGTGTCAAAGAACGGAGAGAGACGAATATAAGTCGAACCCTCATCCCAGTCGTAGGTCGCCGCTTCACTGACCTTGATCTCCTGCCAGTCTGGCGTGCCGTCAAAGACCTCCGCGTACTCTTTGTGGAACATATCGCTGGTTACCTGCTGGACGGCGGTGGCGATCTCTTCCGGTGACGGCCAGATATCTTTGAGATAGACCGGCTGCCCCTGGGGATCGTGGCCCAGCGGTTCGGTCTGCAGGTTGATCTTCATGTTACCCGCCAGGGCATAGGCGACCACCAGCGGCGGCGAAGCCAGCCAGTTGGTTTTGATCAACGGATGAATACGGCCTTCAAAGTTGCGGTTACCCGACAGCACGG is part of the Pantoea sp. Ep11b genome and harbors:
- a CDS encoding carbon starvation CstA family protein, which codes for MKNVKTSVIWLVVALIGAGAFAMLALSRGEHVNAVWLVIAAVACYSIAYRFYSLFIARNIFELDDRRMTPAERLSDGLDYVPTNKWVLFGHHFAAIAGAGPLVGPILAAQMGFLPGTIWILVGVMLAGAVQDFLILFISTRRDGRSLGEMARQELGRFAGVVTMLGALGVMIIILSALALVVVKALANSPWGLFTIAATIPIALFMGIYMRFIRPGKIAEVSLIGFVLMMAAIIYGGDVAQHPYWGPFFTLKGTSLTWVLVIYGFIASVLPVWLLLAPRDYLSTFLKIGVIAGLAVGIVFALPELKMPAVTRFIDGTGPVFAGAMFPFLFITIACGAISGFHALVSSGTTPKLVERESHIRFIGYGAMLMESFVAIMALICASVLDPGIYFAMNSPAALIGTTVESASQVINGWGFVVTPEMLSGIARDVGEGSILSRAGGAPTFAVGMAHIITDIFNSRAMMAFWYHFAILFEALFILTAVDAGTRACRFMVQDLVGTVVPSLANNRSWLGNMAGTTVAVAGWGFFVYQGVVDPLGGINTLWPLFGIGNQMLASMALILGTVVLFKMKKQRYAWVTILPTIWLFITSMTAGWQKIFHEKPAIGFLAQAAKFRKGLEDGVVIAPAKSVADMQTIVFSNQINAALCAFFMLVAVTMLISAFFVIRRALRSDKPTVQESSVTLRNKEVRHV
- a CDS encoding YbdD/YjiX family protein, translated to MSDAIHQVRRPGANWQIIRCHPAATPSPQAFRWRSLWRGLQQCFRLMVGVQDYQKYLQHMRLQHPEQSPMSEREFHRYCLDARFPSQAGKVGKCPC
- the pdeR gene encoding cyclic di-GMP phosphodiesterase, whose translation is MTDEQGQTLLYTLFGTTSPHWRLTADSDALHFAEDESSQTNIALPLTPGQAAMIRAMPVITSSINLTMTLQGIDVPMHFVGRKVNQSSWAGTASAWGDTSAVARDLTLGLSFAEQVVSEANSVIVILDQRGNIQRFNRLSEEYTGLNEHEVIGRNVFQLFMTKQEASQSRRNIAGFFRDGNSYEVERWVKTKKGQRLFLFRNKFVHSGSGKNEIFLICSGTDITEERRAQERLRVLANTDTVTGLPNRNAIHQQISLALERSEGDETGVVYLDLDNFKKVNDAYGHMFGDQLLQAVSLAILSCLGKDQTLGRLGGDEFVVLAEHTSQAALEAMSSRILERLRQPFRIGLIEVYSGCSIGIAYAPLHGEDRESLIRNADTAMYHAKENGRGKFCVFAAEMNQRVFEYLWLDTNLRKALELDHLLVHYQPKVDSDGQVRSAEALVRWNSPERGMVSPADFIPYAEESGLIVPLGRWVMLNVLKQIILWQQQGIFLRVAVNVSARQLIDQSIYTDLKQALQEASITDCPIDIELTESCLIENETEALKLMKQFQELGAQVHLDDFGTGYSSLSQLARVPINAIKLDQSFIRDINKQPVSQSLVRAIVAVAKALDLQVIAEGIETPDEEAFVLKSGVDGRQGYYYAKPMPAEQLGHWLAKHPARV
- a CDS encoding crotonase/enoyl-CoA hydratase family protein; translation: MTVINQATCRLFTEAGNTTQLVAYYEEGRRTLWMMLRAQPRPSFNHELIEEIMNLSYAAQRSGLPIDFWVTGSLVPQMFNAGGDLRFFVECIRNNRREALRAYARACVDCIHSAARGFDTGAVTLAMIEGSALGGGFEAALAHHFILAQNNARMGFPEIAFNLFPGMGGYSLVARRSGMKLAEELICEGESHSAEWYETRGLVDKVFQPGDSYRATRTFIDTLRPKLNGVRAMLKARQRVLQLSRAELMDITEDWVDYAFTLEPKDIAYMERLVQLQNRHSASLRKAG
- the araD gene encoding L-ribulose-5-phosphate 4-epimerase; translated protein: MLEHLKQQVLEANLDLPKYNLVTFTWGNVSAIDREQGLLVIKPSGVRYDVMKRDDMVVVDLATGDVVEGEKRPSSDTATHRALYLAWPEVGGIVHTHSRHATIWAQAGRPIPAWGTTHADDFYGEIPCTRAMRSEEIQQEYEWNTGEVIIETFAQRGLSPSAIPAVLVNSHGPFAWGKDAHAAVQSAVVLEEVAYMGLFSQQLTANLPPIQQTLLDLHYLRKHGENAWYGQK
- the osmB gene encoding osmotically-inducible lipoprotein OsmB translates to MTTTMKRITAVVLATTLAVALSGCSNWSKRDRNTAIGAGAGAIGGSVLTNGSALGTVGGAAVGGIIGHQVH
- the yciH gene encoding stress response translation initiation inhibitor YciH translates to MANDNPLVYSTGSGRITQPEPQAARPKGDGIVRIQRQTSGRKGKGVCLITGIDLDDAALALLAAELKKKCGCGGSVKEGVIEIQGDKRDLLKSLLEAKGMKVKLAGG
- the pyrF gene encoding orotidine-5'-phosphate decarboxylase; translated protein: MPSPHNVTASPILVALDYHDLDSALRFVDQIDPRSCRLKVGKEMFTLFGPSLVRTLQQRGFELFLDLKFHDIPNTTAKAVAAAADLGVWMVNVHASGGARMMSAAREALQPFGKDAPLLIAVTVLTSMDAEDLKGLGITLSPAEQAERLAKLTQSCGLDGVVCSAHEAVRFKQELGQEFALVTPGIRPAGSDAGDQRRIMTPQQAKQAGVDYMVIGRPITQSADPAAALQAILNSLETP